A window from Hemibagrus wyckioides isolate EC202008001 linkage group LG17, SWU_Hwy_1.0, whole genome shotgun sequence encodes these proteins:
- the mab21l1 gene encoding putative nucleotidyltransferase MAB21L1, protein MIAAQAKLVYHLNKYYNEKCQARKAAIAKTIREVCKVVSDVLKEVEVQEPRFISSLNELDNRFEGLEVVSPTEFEVVLYLNQMGVFNFVDDGSLPGCAVLKLSDGRKRSMSLWVEFITASGYLSARKIRSRFQTLVAQAVDKCSYRDSVKMVADTSEVKLRIRDRYVVQITPAFKCTGIWPRSAAHWPLPHIPWPGPNRVAEVKAEGFNLLSKECYSLNGKQSSAESDAWVLQFAEAENRLLLGGCRKKCLSLLKTLRDRHLELPGQPLNNYHMKTLVSYECEKHPRESDWDENCLGDRLNGILLQLISCLQCRRCPHYFLPNLDLFQGKPHSALENAAKQTWRLAREILTNPKSLEKL, encoded by the coding sequence ATGATCGCCGCGCAGGCCAAGCTCGTGTACCACCTAAACAAGTACTACAACGAGAAGTGCCAAGCGCGCAAGGCGGCCATCGCTAAGACCATCCGCGAGGTGTGCAAGGTGGTCTCAGATGTGCTCAAGGAGGTCGAGGTGCAGGAACCGCGCTTCATCAGCTCACTCAATGAGCTGGACAACCGGTTCGAGGGCCTCGAGGTGGTCTCGCCCACTGAGTTCGAGGTGGTACTCTATCTCAACCAGATGGGCGTCTTCAACTTTGTGGACGACGGCTCCTTGCCCGGCTGCGCCGTGCTGAAGCTGAGCGACGGCCGCAAGCGCAGCATGTCTCTCTGGGTGGAGTTCATCACGGCCTCTGGATACCTGTCGGCGCGCAAGATCCGCTCGCGTTTCCAGACGCTTGTGGCGCAGGCCGTGGACAAGTGCAGCTACCGCGACTCGGTCAAGATGGTGGCCGATACGAGCGAAGTGAAGCTGCGCATCCGCGACCGCTACGTGGTCCAGATCACACCGGCGTTCAAATGCACAGGCATCTGGCCGCGTAGCGCCGCGCACTGGCCCCTTCCACATATCCCGTGGCCCGGTCCAAACCGCGTGGCCGAGGTCAAGGCCGAGGGTTTTAACCTGCTCTCCAAGGAGTGCTACTCGCTGAACGGGAAGCAGAGCTCGGCCGAAAGTGACGCCTGGGTGCTGCAGTTCGCCGAGGCCGAGAACAGGCTGCTGCTCGGCGGATGCAGGAAGAAGTGCCTCTCGCTGCTGAAAACTCTGCGCGACCGACACCTCGAACTCCCCGGCCAGCCGCTCAACAACTACCACATGAAGACCTTGGTTTCCTACGAGTGCGAGAAACATCCACGGGAGTCGGACTGGGACGAGAACTGTCTGGGAGACCGGCTGAACGGCATCCTACTGCAGCTCATTTCGTGTCTGCAGTGTCGCCGGTGTCCGCATTACTTCTTGCCGAACCTCGACCTGTTCCAAGGCAAACCGCACTCGGCGCTCGAAAACGCCGCCAAGCAGACTTGGAGGCTTGCAAGGGAGATCCTGACCAACCCGAAAAGTCTGGAAAAGCTTTGA